The following proteins are encoded in a genomic region of Phalacrocorax carbo chromosome 2, bPhaCar2.1, whole genome shotgun sequence:
- the TMEM196 gene encoding transmembrane protein 196 isoform X3, producing the protein MCTSSQIIGSLLVLSVLEIGLGVSSVAVGAVSFSLVLTEHKPQLGDSSPVWSGVCFLLCGICGILCAKKKSGLVMILFSACCICGLIGGILNFQFLRALTKKSSALYSLHLASMSLACIGIGGCTLSSWLTCRLASYEQRRMFSEREHSLHHSHEMAEKEMTDNLSNGGPHLIYNGSVY; encoded by the exons ATGTGCACCAGCAGCCAGATCATCGGGAGCCTCCTGGTGCTCTCCGTGTTGGAGATAGGGTTAGGGGTGTCCAGCGTGGCCGTGGGGGCGGTCAGTTTCAGCCTGGTCCTCACAGAGCATAAACCTCAGCTGGGAGACTCTTCTCCGGTATGGAGCGGGGTGTGT tttctgctttgTGGCATATGTGGAATATTGTGCGCCAAAAAAAAATCCGGACTTGTT ATGATACTTTTTTCTGCCTGTTGCATCTGTGGACTGATTGGAGGAATCTTAAATTTTCAATTTCTTCGTGCTCTGACAAAGAAGTCATCTGCTCTCTATTCTTTGCATCTTGCCTCCATGTCTCTTGCATGCATTGGAATTGGTGGTTGCACCCTTTCTTCATGGCTCACTTGTCGGCTAGCCAGCTATGAACAAAGGCGAATGTTCTCAGAAAGAGAACATTCATTGCATCACTCCCATGAAATGGCAGAAAAA GAAATGACAGACAACCTAAGCAATGGTGGCCCACATCTGATTTATAATGGAAGTGTATattaa
- the TMEM196 gene encoding transmembrane protein 196 isoform X1 translates to MCTSSQIIGSLLVLSVLEIGLGVSSVAVGAVSFSLVLTEHKPQLGDSSPVWSGVCFLLCGICGILCAKKKSGLVMILFSACCICGLIGGILNFQFLRALTKKSSALYSLHLASMSLACIGIGGCTLSSWLTCRLASYEQRRMFSEREHSLHHSHEMAEKRLRGIEITDLPSCPVVPPTPELPPRK, encoded by the exons ATGTGCACCAGCAGCCAGATCATCGGGAGCCTCCTGGTGCTCTCCGTGTTGGAGATAGGGTTAGGGGTGTCCAGCGTGGCCGTGGGGGCGGTCAGTTTCAGCCTGGTCCTCACAGAGCATAAACCTCAGCTGGGAGACTCTTCTCCGGTATGGAGCGGGGTGTGT tttctgctttgTGGCATATGTGGAATATTGTGCGCCAAAAAAAAATCCGGACTTGTT ATGATACTTTTTTCTGCCTGTTGCATCTGTGGACTGATTGGAGGAATCTTAAATTTTCAATTTCTTCGTGCTCTGACAAAGAAGTCATCTGCTCTCTATTCTTTGCATCTTGCCTCCATGTCTCTTGCATGCATTGGAATTGGTGGTTGCACCCTTTCTTCATGGCTCACTTGTCGGCTAGCCAGCTATGAACAAAGGCGAATGTTCTCAGAAAGAGAACATTCATTGCATCACTCCCATGAAATGGCAGAAAAA AGATTGAGGGGTATTGAAATAACCGACCTGCCCAGCTGCCCGGTGGTTCCCCCGACACCAGAGTTACCTCCAAG GAAATGA
- the TMEM196 gene encoding transmembrane protein 196 isoform X4, whose amino-acid sequence MCTSSQIIGSLLVLSVLEIGLGVSSVAVGAVSFSLVLTEHKPQLGDSSPFLLCGICGILCAKKKSGLVMILFSACCICGLIGGILNFQFLRALTKKSSALYSLHLASMSLACIGIGGCTLSSWLTCRLASYEQRRMFSEREHSLHHSHEMAEKEMTDNLSNGGPHLIYNGSVY is encoded by the exons ATGTGCACCAGCAGCCAGATCATCGGGAGCCTCCTGGTGCTCTCCGTGTTGGAGATAGGGTTAGGGGTGTCCAGCGTGGCCGTGGGGGCGGTCAGTTTCAGCCTGGTCCTCACAGAGCATAAACCTCAGCTGGGAGACTCTTCTCCG tttctgctttgTGGCATATGTGGAATATTGTGCGCCAAAAAAAAATCCGGACTTGTT ATGATACTTTTTTCTGCCTGTTGCATCTGTGGACTGATTGGAGGAATCTTAAATTTTCAATTTCTTCGTGCTCTGACAAAGAAGTCATCTGCTCTCTATTCTTTGCATCTTGCCTCCATGTCTCTTGCATGCATTGGAATTGGTGGTTGCACCCTTTCTTCATGGCTCACTTGTCGGCTAGCCAGCTATGAACAAAGGCGAATGTTCTCAGAAAGAGAACATTCATTGCATCACTCCCATGAAATGGCAGAAAAA GAAATGACAGACAACCTAAGCAATGGTGGCCCACATCTGATTTATAATGGAAGTGTATattaa
- the TMEM196 gene encoding transmembrane protein 196 isoform X2, which translates to MCTSSQIIGSLLVLSVLEIGLGVSSVAVGAVSFSLVLTEHKPQLGDSSPFLLCGICGILCAKKKSGLVMILFSACCICGLIGGILNFQFLRALTKKSSALYSLHLASMSLACIGIGGCTLSSWLTCRLASYEQRRMFSEREHSLHHSHEMAEKRLRGIEITDLPSCPVVPPTPELPPRK; encoded by the exons ATGTGCACCAGCAGCCAGATCATCGGGAGCCTCCTGGTGCTCTCCGTGTTGGAGATAGGGTTAGGGGTGTCCAGCGTGGCCGTGGGGGCGGTCAGTTTCAGCCTGGTCCTCACAGAGCATAAACCTCAGCTGGGAGACTCTTCTCCG tttctgctttgTGGCATATGTGGAATATTGTGCGCCAAAAAAAAATCCGGACTTGTT ATGATACTTTTTTCTGCCTGTTGCATCTGTGGACTGATTGGAGGAATCTTAAATTTTCAATTTCTTCGTGCTCTGACAAAGAAGTCATCTGCTCTCTATTCTTTGCATCTTGCCTCCATGTCTCTTGCATGCATTGGAATTGGTGGTTGCACCCTTTCTTCATGGCTCACTTGTCGGCTAGCCAGCTATGAACAAAGGCGAATGTTCTCAGAAAGAGAACATTCATTGCATCACTCCCATGAAATGGCAGAAAAA AGATTGAGGGGTATTGAAATAACCGACCTGCCCAGCTGCCCGGTGGTTCCCCCGACACCAGAGTTACCTCCAAG GAAATGA